A genomic stretch from Caloenas nicobarica isolate bCalNic1 chromosome 3, bCalNic1.hap1, whole genome shotgun sequence includes:
- the LOC135987679 gene encoding LOW QUALITY PROTEIN: amine sulfotransferase-like (The sequence of the model RefSeq protein was modified relative to this genomic sequence to represent the inferred CDS: substituted 1 base at 1 genomic stop codon) translates to MEPSKEYVFKYKGFYFAVITTPEHVTYLEDFEINDSDIFITTYPKSGTVWTQNILALIMNXGHRNGTENMEMMDRIPWLEYNIKSVDFATLPLPRIFATHLPYYLVPRDMRNKRGHVIHVTRNPKDVMVSYYHFSKFMNTLEKILDFDLFMKRFLAGKVLASSWMDHVAGWYSHAEDFNILFLTYKEMKKDLRSAVLNICNFFGKKLSEEEVDSVVRQATFENMRKDPRANYKNLPEELAEKNKGRSLRKSTVGDWKNIMTVAQSERFDKVFKERLKTLPIKFVWDINDEM, encoded by the exons ATGGAACCATCAAAAGAATATGTATTCAAATACAaagggttttattttgcagtaattACTACACCTGAACACGTAACTTACCTAGaggattttgaaataaatgataGTGACATATTTATAACTACTTACCCCAAATCAG GAACTGTGTGGACTCAAAACATTTTGGCCCTAATAATGAATTAAGGCCACCGTAATGGAACAGAAAATATGGAAATGATGGACAGAATCCCATGGCTGGAATACAATATAAAAAGTGTGGATTTTGCCACTCTTCCTTTGCCTCGTATTTTTGCCACCCACCTGCCTTACTACTTAGTTCCAAGAGACATGAGAAACAAAAGAGGACAT GTTATTCATGTTACCAGGAACCCTAAGGATGTTATGGTTTCTTACTATCACTTCTCCAAATTCATGAACACATTAGAGAAAATACTAGATTTTGATCTTTTCATGAAGAGGTTTTTAGCTGGCAA GGTACTTGCCAGTTCATGGATGGATCATGTTGCAGGCTGGTACAGTCATGCAGAGGATTTCAATATACTCTTCCTTACttataaagaaatgaaaaag GATCTCAGAAGTGCTGTGCTGAACATCTGCAACTTCTTTGGCAAGAAGCTGAGTGAAGAGGAAGTGGACAGTGTTGTGAGACAGGCTACATTTGAgaacatgagaaaagatcccagGGCAAACTATAAGAACCTGCCAGAAGAActagcagagaaaaacaagggCAGATCTCTACGTAAA TCCACTGTTGGAGACTGGAAAAACATCATGACAGTGGCACAGAGTGAAAGGTTTGACAAAGTCTTTAAGGAGAGACTGAAGACCTTGCCCATCAAATTTGTCTGGGATATTAATGATGAAATGTAG